In the genome of Cetobacterium sp. ZOR0034, the window GTTTTAAGCTATCTCTTTGCATCATTTGAAACTCCCTATATTTTAGGAGTAACTCATCCAAGAGTTTTATCAGTATTGGTCTTCGATATGTATGCAAAAGGAAGTTTGGATTTGAGAGGTAAAATAATGGTTTTAAATATATTAATCTCTTGTATAAGTTTAATTTTTGCTGGAGCTATATATTTCATTTTTAAATATTTTACAAAATTTGAAGATAGAGAGTGGTAATCATGAAAAAATATATTTTGAATTTAACATATTTTATAATCTGCTTATTTTTTCTATTGCCATTTATGGGCATATTTTTTAAAAGTCTGAATTTTAAAATGTGGATATACGTTTTAAATTCATGGAGTACTTATGAAAGTTTAATCACTACCACAACGATTCTTTTTATAACTGTACTCATTAATTTTATAATAGGAACTCCCGTTGCAGCTTTTTTAGTAAGAGAAAAATCTAAACTAAATTTTTTACTGATGATTCTGATAGCTCTTCCTCTTATAATTCCTGTTATGGTAAGTACGATGGGACTACAATTTTCTTTTATAAAATTAAATTTGATTGATAGTGTTCTTGGAGTTTCTATTGTACACAGTGTTGCAACTATTCCCTACTATATTCTAAGTATGAAATCGGGATATCTTACAATAAATAAAGATTATTTAAATCTCGGAAAAATTTTAGGAGCTAATCCTATACAAATCTTTTTTAAGATTACGTTGCCTTTAATATATCCCTCGTTTTTAGTTGGAGTTTCGCTAACTATAGTTGTTTCTTTAGCACAGTATCTTATCACATTTATAATAGGAGGTGGAAGAGTTATCACTCTTCCGATTTTAATGATGCCATATCTAGTAGATGGTGGAATAACCAACGGAACCGTTTACAGTGTTATTTATATTATTTTTACATACCTCTTACTATTTTTACTAAATAGTTTTACCAAAAATATATACAGAAAGAGAGATTTACATGATTCAAATAAACAATGTATCTAAAACATTTTCAGGATTTCTTTTAAAAAATATAAATTTATCAATAACCTCAGGCGAGTTTATTGGTATATTGGGACAATCGGGTTCGGGAAAATCAACTCTTTTAAATTTAATAGCTGGTTTAGATGAAGATTTTACTGGAGAGATTAAAATAGAGGGTAAGAACCCATCTCATACCATAAAAAATGGAGAGATTAGTATGGTTTTTCAAGATTCATTGCTTCTTCCACACTTAAATGTATTTGATAACATTGCGTTTGGCTTGAAAATAAAAAAAATAAATAAATCTGAAATAGAAAAAAGAGTTTTCGAAGCAATTTCTGAAATGGAGCTAACGGGAAAAGAGAAAAGATTTCCAAATGAGTTAAGTGGAGGAGAAAAGCAAAGAGTTTCTATAGCTAGAGCTCTCGTGACAAAACCAAAACTTCTTTTAATGGATGAGCCATTCTCTGCATTAGATTTTAATTTAAGAGAACGAATGCAAAAATTAGTTAAATCTCTTCATAAAAAATATAAAATTAGTACTATTTTTGTAACTCATGATAGAGATGAAGCTTTCTTTTTAGCGGATAGAATTGCTATAATGTCTGATGGAGAACTTTTAGAGTTTGATACTCCTCAAGCTTTATATTACACCCCTAAAACACTATATACCGCTAAACTTCTTGGAATAGAAAATATACTTTCTAAAAAAGATTTTGAAGTAATTTTTGGACCGAGAGATGAAAATTTTGATTTTATCGCTTTTAGAGGAAACGATCTATGTATTGTTCAAAACTCTAATTTTACTGGAATCATTGAAGATATCCAGTTTGGATTAGGAAAATATTGTCTCATTATTTTAATTAGAGATATAAGGCTCTATTTCATACAAGAAAAGGAACCAAAGGAAAAAATTGGAGATTTCATCTGTTTTTTATATAATAAAAATAATGAAATCTTAATCAAAGGAGAATAAACTAATGTTAGATACACACTGTAGAAAATATATTCAACCACTTATTGAAGTAGCCGCAAATTTAGCTATAAAATTGAAGTTAAGTGCGAACTTTGTAACAATTTTAGCTGCTATCATTGGAATTTCAAGTGGAATTTTTACCCTGATAGATAAGAATATCTTAGCTATTATCATGTTATGGTTATCAGGCTATCTTGATGCTGTTGACGGAACAATAGCTCGTAAAACAAAGTCATCTACAGCTTTTGGTACTGTTATGGATATAACTTTTGATAGAGTTGTTGAAGGGTCTGTTATAATTGGGGTAGCATATAAATATCCTCAATTTAGCTTTATCTCCCTTTTACTGGCAATCAGTATAATTATTTCTATGACAATCTTTTTAACAACAGGACCTTTAGCTCAAAACAAAGGTGAAAAAACATTTTATTATCAAGCTGGATTGGCTGAAAGAACTGAAGGCTTTATTATGCTATCCGCTATGATTTTATTAAGAGAAAAAAGTGGACTTATAATAAATCTATTCACTGGAATCGTTTTATTCACTGCTTTCCAAAGATTTGTTGAAGCCAAGAAGATTTTAGATAAATAAAAAATCCCACTAGTAGATTTTTAATTCGCTAGTGGGTTTTTTATCTCCTATTTATATTTAATTTTCATTTTTAAAATAGTTATTGCAAATGACAATGTCACAGCATTTCCTATAATAACTGGGATATCTTTTCTAAAAGTTCCATAGATTAACCAAGCAAAAACTCCTACTGTAAACATTATATACATCAAAAGTGAGATTCCACTTGTATCTTTTGTCTTTATAGTTTTTATAGCTTGAGGTAAAAATGAAACTGTTGTTAAAAAAGCTGCACAATATCCTAATATATCTATCATTTTTTTCTCCTTAAATAGCTTTTAATTTAATTAAGCAACTTTTAAAATCTCCAATTAAGCTATCTAACTCTCCTTCAACTTGTAAATTCCCTAAATCAGAGAATGAAGGCTCTTTAAATATAACTCCACTATTTTGAAGCTCATCACCATAGTATGACTTTCCTTGAACTTGCAAACTTTCCACTGAATATAGATAATCTTCATTTAATCCACTCAATATCAGTGATTCATACCCGGCATTAGGAACTGATAAGATTTTATATTTTGCTACTAGCGCTTCTTTTTTATCCTTGCTAACAACCATCCATGCTGCATCATTTAATTTTTTCTCAAATGGAGAAACCAATCTATAAAAATCTCCAAATTGAATTAATTCTCTATTTTCTTTGAAAAATTCTATCTGTTTTTTAACAATCTCTTTCTCTTCATCAGTTATCTTATTCAAATCTAGCTCATATCCAAAAGCTCCAAAAATAGCGACATTCCCACGTGTTTTTATAGGTGTTACTCTATTTGTTTGATGATTTGGAACTGCCGACACATGAGCTCCCATAGAAACTACTGGATAACAAAGTGATGTTCCGTATTGAATCTTAATTCTTTCAACTGCATCTGTATCATCACTCGTCCAAGTTTGTGGCATATAATATAACATCCCTGGATCAAATCTATTTCCGCCACTTGCACAAGATTCAAATAAAACTTCTGGAAACTCTGTTGTTAACTTTTCTAAAAGCTCGTAAAGACCTAAAATATATCTATGGAAAACCTCTCCTTGTTTTGTAGAATCTATAACTTCTGACCAAACTTCAGTCATCGGTCTATTCATATCCCATTTCACATATGATATTTTTGATTCTCTCAATATTTTAGATATTTTTTCATAAAGATATTCACGAACATCCTCTCTTCCTAAATCCAAAGTATGCTGATTTCTACTTGGAGTATTTTTTCTATTTGGAGCTCTTAAAATCCAATTTGGATGATTTCTATAAAGTTCACTATCTTTATTTACCATTTCAGGCTCAAACCAAAGACCAAATTTAATCCCCATCTCTTCAACTTTTTTCGATAATCCCTCAACACCACTAGGAATTTTTTCTAGATTACTCCACCAATCTCCCAACCCAGCTTTGTCATGATTTCTAGCTCCAAACCATCCATCATCTAAAACAAACAGTTCAACACCTAACTCTTTTGCTTTTTTAGCTATATCTAAAATTTTCTCCTCATTGAAATCAAAATATGTAGCCTCCCAGTTATTAAGTAACACTGGTCTAACCTTATCTCTCCAAACTCCTCTAGCTAATCTTTCTCTATAAAGTCTATGATAGTTTAAGCTAAGTCCGTTCATACCAGTATTTGAGTAACTCATTACAACTTCTGGAGATTGGAATTCATCATTTTTTAATAATGTCCAATTAAAATTAAATGGATTCATACCAATTGAAACTCTAAGTTTGTCGTACTGATTTTTTTCAACCATCTCAATATGATTTCCACTATAAACTAAGTTGAAACCATAAACTTCTCCTGAAAACTCTGTAGTTTCTTTTCTTTTTAAAGCTATAAATGGATTGCTATTTACACTACTTGTTCCTCTTTTACTATCTATTACAAATTTGTTTTGGTTTATTTCACTTATCTCAACGTGTCTCTCTCTTGACCAAGCTCCCGAAAGATGTACAATTTGAAAATCAGGTTCTTTAAAATCTAAAGATGCACTTAAAAATCTTTCTAAAACCAACTTTTCATCCGATTCATTTTTTATGTGAGCATTTCTTGTAATAACATCATAATCTCTAAATATAGTATAACTTAAAGTTAGAGTTGCTCCTATAAGTTCATCTTTTAAATATATTTTTAAAGTTTTAGCTTCATTTGAATTTTCAATATATGTATTTGGAAGATTTTTTAGATTTTCTTTTCCTTCAACTATTTCATATGAATGATAAGTAAAATCTGTAACTCTACTTCCATTTTCTTGTAAAACTACAATTGCAGGTTCTCTATAGTCCCCATTTCCATAACTCGGATACTCTTGTAGCAAGATATCTTTACAAAACCCTCTTTTCTCATCTAAAGCGTTTGGAGTAACCGGAACCTCCGCCGAAGTTATTTGAACTAAGTGTTCATATGAGTCTCTATGTTTTATTTTTTTTCCAAAATAAAGATGTCCTAAAGTTCCATCATCTAAAACTTTTAAAATATAACTGATATTCTCATTACAAAGGTGAAACTCTAATTTTTTTTCATTTATAAGTATATGCATTTTTCCTCCCTAAGCTTCTACTGCTTTTTCTACTTTTAATTTTTGTCTATATTTTCTAATTGTTATAACTACTAAGGCTGTAACTGTCCACAATATACCTAGATTTTTTTGTAATCCCATAAAGTTCAGTGTAACCAATCCATATTTTGAGAAAATAACATAGAACGATAACATAACAGATACAATTATAGTTCCAGCTTCGTATTGATACTCCCACGGAGTTACTTCAACAATATTTTTATTTACTAAAACGTATGGAGTTTTTCTAGGCTTCAACTTTCCTATAATTAACATAATTCCACAACTTATAACAAACAGTATTGCCGACTGATGTAAAAAATGTAAATCTGGCTTAACTACTAGTTGAAGGAATGCATATGATGAAACGAAAAATGCCAGTGAAATTTTTGCAGCTATTGCTGGTACATATTTTGTTGTATATCCAATAAAAATTATTGTAAATATTGGTACATTGAAAAATCCATTTACAATTTGTAGATACTGAAATAATCCTTGTGGTGCCTTCATTATTAGAGGTGCTGTAAATAAAGATGTCAATGCTATAACAAATCCAAATATTTTTCCTTTATTTACTATTTGAGCATCTGTTTTATTTTTTCCAAAAATTGGTTTATAAACATTTATACAGAATAGTGTAGAAGCACTGTTTAAAGTACTGTTATAACTACTTAGAACAGCTCCAAACATTACCGCTGCAAAGAATCCTACAAAATATTTTGGCATTAAACCTTTAATCAGATGAGAGTACATTAAATCAGGTTCAGCAAAATTTGCACCATAAATATGATAGGCTATAATTCCTGGAATTATTACAATTATAGGAGTAAATATTTTTAGTAGCCCTGCTAACATAACTCCTTTTTGACCTTCTTTTAAATTTTTAGCAGCCAAAGCTCTTTGCATAATTCCTTGATCTGTTCCCCAATAATATAGATTAACTAAAAGCATTCCTGTGAAAAGGGTTGTAAATGGAATTGGATCTGAATTTGAACCGATAGCATCAAATTTTTCTGGATGTGCTAAAACTAATTCTCCAATTCCTCTAGTAAATGAACCATCTCCTATAAATTTAAAACCGAAATAAGGTACTGATAATCCCCCAATTACAAGTCCTATTCCATTTAAAGTATCTGAAAATGCTACTGCTTTTAACCCTCCAAAAATCGCATAGATTGCACCTATAATTCCAATAGCCCAAACTGTTATCCAGATTCCAGCTGTATAAGAAACACCTAAAACTCCAGATATATCAAACAGTTGACTCATAACTAATGCTCCTGCATAAAGTGTAGGTGGTAATCCGTTTAAAACATAACTGATTAAAAATAGATATGTTACAAATTTTCTAACTCCTGGATCAAAACGATCTTCTAAAAATTCTGGAATTGTTGTAAGACCACCTTTTAAGTATCTAGGAACTAAAAACATTGCAACAAGTACCAAAGTTATTCCTGAACAAACTTCCCATCCCATAACAGACATGTTATGAGTATAAGATTGTGCACTCATTCCCGCAAAATTTGCTGGACTAAGATTTGTTAGCATTAGAGACCCCGCTATAAATCCAGCTGTTAAACTTCTTCCACCTAAAAAATAACCGTCATTTGTGTCTAATGTATCTCCTTTAGTTTTATAATAAGTTAATATAGCAACTAAAGCTGTAAAGAAAATAAAAGATAAAAACATTAACATAAAGTCACACTCCCCGTATATTTATTTTAAAATTTTAAAAAAATTTAATCTTCAAAATAATCCATCATACTTTCTATTAATTTTGTCTTTGTATATTCAACTCTTGTTTCTACAAACTCAGAAACTAAGAATTCGATACTTTTCTTAGCTGTTTCTTTTAACATTGGTGACACCGTTTTAAATCCCATTGGAACTGTATATTTCAAATTATCGAATCCCCAAATCTCTAATTTTTTATAATCCACTTCAAACTCTTTCAAAGCTTTCACGATTCCAAATAGCATATTATCACTTGATGAAAAAATAGCATCAAATTCTATATTATTTTTTAATATTTGAACCATATCGCTATAAGCATTTCCTCTACAATAATCTGATTTTAAAATTAGATTTTTATCGATATCTATTTTTTTCTTTTTTAAACTATCTTCATACGCTCTTTTTCTTTCAAATCCAGAAAGTTTATTTAAATCTCCTAGAAATATAAGTGGTCGTTTTAAATTTTTTTCTAAAATCTTCTCCATAATAGAAGAGGCTCCACCATAATCATCTGTATTTATATATAAAGTTTTCTGAGCCATATTGTTAATTTCTTTGGCGTAGTCTACTACCACAACTTTGTATTCACTTTTTATCATTTTTTCTAAAAACATATTATCTCTTAAAAAACCAATGAATATTCCACTTGAGACATTTCCATTCTTAAAAAAAGCTTCTATTCTCTTTTCATCATTAAAATCTTTTACATAGTCTACTAAAATTTGATGATTTTCTAAAAAAGCTTCTTTTACAACCGTATCTGTAAAATCCATAAAGTATGCTGTATCCATGCTTGTAGTTTCAGAATTCATATTAGGTTCATATATAAAAACTCCAATTACACTATTTTTTTTCCCTGCCAATGTCTGAGCATTTAAATTTGGAATATAATTGTATTCATCGATTATTTTTAAGATTTTTTGTCGATTCTTAACACTCACATTTGGATGATTATTTAAAACTCTCGAAACTGTACTTCTTGAAACTCCTGCTAATTTAGCTATCTCTGTACTATCTATTTTCAAATTTTCTTTTTTCATATTGCGCCTTTCTTTTTGGACAGCTGTCCAAAAGTTTTTTAAAAAAATATTTATGTACGTATTATAAAATAAAAAATAGAAAAATAAACATTTTTTATTAAAAAAGTATTTTTCTTTTTTTACTTTAGTAAAAAAACTTCTATTTTTTATACTTAACTTTTTTAGTTAAATATTTTTTATTGACAGACATTATTATTTAATATATAATAATTGAAATATATTTTTTAAATATATAAAAATTAAATAAACAACTTCGTATAACCCTATTAATCTGGTATAGGGGTCTCTACCACGGAACCATAATTCCTGCTTACGAAGAAGATATGTCTATCATTGTCATATTTTCTTCGTGTGCAGGATTTTTTTTATAATTTTTTATTTAGAAGGAGAAAAAATATGAATTTAAGCAAATTACCAAAAATCGAGTTACACTGTCATCTTGATGGAAGTGTAAGACCTGAAACTATTATTGAGTTATCAAAAATTGAAAATGTTAAACTGCCAAGTTATGATATAGAAACTATTAGAAATATTATGGTTGCTCCTATGGAATGTACATCTCTTGATGAGTATTTAGAAAAGTTCCAAATTCCTGTTGCTATTATGCAATCTAAGGAGAGCTTAGAAAGAGTCACTTTTGAACTTATGGAAGATTCTGCTAAAGAAAATATAAAATATATTGAGATTAGATTTGCTCCATTACTTCATATAAATAAGGGGCTTTCTGTTGAAGAGATTTTAGAGAGTGTTGTTAAAGGAATTAAAAAAGCTGAAGAGATATACGATATAAAAGGAAATCTTATCTTATCATTCCTAAGACATATGTCTGCTGAAACTATCTACGATGTTATTGAAGCTGGAAGAAGATTTTTAGGCAATGGTGTTGTGGCTATAGATCTTTGTGCAAGTGAAGAAAAAGGTTTTTGTGAAAGATTTATAAAGCCATTCGAACTTGGAAGAGAGTATGGTTATAAAGTTACTATACATGCTGGTGAAACTGGAATTGGAGAGAATGTTTTAGATGCTGTTCAAATGCTACATGCTGAGAGAATTGGTCATGGAATCCACATAAAAAATTGTAAAGCTGCTTATGATATCGTAAAAGAAAATGGAATTACATTAGAGATGTGTCCTACGAGCAATGTTCAAACTAAAGCTGTTGAGAATTTTGAAAATCATCCTCTTTTAGATTTCTATAAAGATGGAATAAATGTAACAATAAATACTGATAATAGAACTGTTTCTAATACTACTTTAACTAATGAGATTCTTGTTTCTAAAGATAACTTCAATATGGATTTTGAAATTTATAAAAATATATATCTAACTTCTGTTGAAGCTGCTTTTACAACTTCAGAGATTAAAAATAAACTGAAAATTGATTTAAATAAATCTTTCATATAATAAAAAAGACTCAATTTTTTAGAATTGAGTCTCTTTTTATTCTTAATCAATTTAATTTATTTACAAAGATTTCTGCTTTATCTATATTTTCTTTATTGAAAAATTTAGCTAGATATCGATTTTTTCTAACATCAACATATATAAAATCTCGCACTCCAGACTCTTTTACAATTTTCTCTTGTTCAGATAGATATTTTAGGCCTTCGCTGTCTAAAGAGTTCCAAAATCCTATAGCAACCTCTTTATCCTTTATTCTATTAAAATATATCTCCATCTCTTCTAAATATTTTTCTGCTGCCACTGCTGCTACTGCACCATCTGCCGCGGCTGTTATAACTTGTTTCAAATATTTATCTCTCACATCACCAGCAACAAAAACCCCTGAAACTGATGAGTTTAAAAGTTTATCACACTCTATATGTCCTCTTTTATCTAATTCAATTTCACTCTCTTCTAAAAACTCTGTATTAGGTATCATCCCAACAAAGAAGAATACCCCTTTGCAAAATATTTTAGTAAGCTCTCCACTCTTTAAATTTTTTACAGTCACACTATCTACCGATTCATCTCCATCAATCTCATCTAAAGTTGAATTCCAAATAAACTCCATCTTAGGATTTTTCAAAGCCTCCTCTGCACTGAGTCTATTACAATCTAAAACTCCCTCATCATGTAAAACTATAACTTTTACCTTAGAGGCATACTTAGATATAAACATCCCTTCTTCGATAGCCTGATCTCCACTTCCTACAACTACAACCTCTTGATTAGAGAAAAATTCCGCATCACAAGTTGCACAGTATGCCACTCCTCTTCCTTTGAAATCTACTTCACCAGGAATCCCTAAAACTCTTGGCTTTGTTCCTGTAGCAAAAATCACACTTTTAGCTCGATACTCTTTTCTTCTACTCTTAAGAATTTTTATCTCTCCATCAAGTTCGACACTTCTTATACTATCCCTTATAATTGTCGCTCCTAGTCCTTCTGCATGCTTGGACATTACCTCCCCTAAATTTTCTCCCGAAGTTTTAGGTATTCCTGGATAATTTACAATCTCGGTTGTTTTTGCTGCCATCCCTCCTATAGTTCCTTTTTCCAATATCAAAGTTTTCATTTTGGCTCTAGCTCCATAAACTCCTGCTGCTAATCCTGCTGGTCCAGCCCCAACTATCACTAAATCATAAATTTTTTCCATAATATCCTCCAGTATTTAAAGTAATCCTAGTATTCCCCAGTAAGGAACACATACAACTAGTAAAAATAGTAAACTTAGTATCATTTTCAATAAATAAATTTTTACAAACTCTTTTAGAGTCATTATTCCATAACTAAACATCATCAATGGTAAGACATATTCATACGGGAATATTATTTGCTCTAATCCTACTGCATATGAATTCAGTATAACTGTTGGAGATATCCCATTCTCGATAGCTGCTTCCACAAGAGGTTGAGTTAGAGCACTCGCTGCAGCTAAAGGAGTTAGTAAGAAGTTAACAATTACACCTATTAACCAACTTACAGAAACTATCTCAAAGCTGCTTCCTTTTAAAAACGGAGTCAATATTCTACCAATAAAAGCTCCTGTTCCTGTTGCCATAGATACAGCTCCAATTGTCATAGCTCCTGTCATTAATATTATCATTGCCATATTAACACTTTTTATATCTTTTTCATCTGCAACATTGATTCCAGGAAGATAGAAGCAAAATGCTCCAATTGCAAATACCCAACCTGCAGATACATTATGAATACTGCTTGTACAAAGTATAGTTACCATAACTCCTAAAACCAACATAACTTTTTTCTCACTTGTAGTTATTTTTCCTAATTTTGAATACTCTTTTTCAAAATAATCTTTTGTTTTAAAGTTATTTTCTTTTCTGAAAATCTCTGCATTTCCTCTATAGAAAAATAAAACTGCACCTATATATACACAAGATAAAATAAATGTCATTAATCCCATTTCTTTCATATAAGCAACCCAACTTAAATTTACACCAAAATTTTTAGCAATTGAATATGCAATCAAATTTATTCCATCAACTATTGTCCAAGGTGTTAGTGCCATAAACGAGCTAGTAGCCATTATTGCAATTGCCTCTTTAGTATTCTTCTTCAATCCCAAAGCAGTAATAATTCCATAAGCTATTGGTAAAAATAATGTCGTTCTTGCCGCGGTGCTTGGTATAATTATACATAATATTAATCCAACAATTAGAAATCCTAATAAAATTCCACGATATGTTCCACCAGCAATTTTTATAGCAGTTATCGCCATCCTTTTCATCAATCCAGTTCTATCAAAAACATTTGAAATTATCATTCCACCTATAAATAACCACGGCATCTCTGTAGTCCAAGGCGAAAAAGCTTGAGCTGGAGTTGCCAATCCAAAACTCACATAAACTATAGGTAATACCAAAGCTGGTGCAGCTAATGGCATCAACTCAAAAGCCCAAATCATAATAACTAAAATTGTAATCATAAAAAATGTTCGTATATTTCCAGTATAGTTTTCATTAAGCTGTATCAACATAGGAGTAAACATCATCAGTATTGAAATAATCCACTTTATCACCTTCGTTTTGTCGTAACCTTTTTCCTCTAATACCTCATCTAACTTTGCAACATTTTCCATAAAAGCCTCCTATCTCTTAATAAAAAAGGTTACCCGTTTAAAGGTAACCTTCTTAAAATTAAAAATTACTGCTCTAAGAACTCCTCTACCTCATCAATTGAATGTGAACCTATTAATCTTCCTTTTAACTCTCCATTTTCATATAGCATTAAAGTTGGAATTGATTTTATCTTATTCTCATCTAAGTATGGTTTCTCTTTATCAGCATCTAAGTGGTACTTTTCAAATTGTCCTTCAAAGTCTGGTAATAACTCTTCCAAAATTGGCTGTAAATCTCTACAGTTTCTACATCTCTCCGCTCCTACAAACACCAGAACAGATTTTCCTTCAGCTACAACCTCTTTCAATTTTACTGATGATATTCCAGGGAATAAATCTTCATTTATATCAAACAGTTTAATTTTTTGTTTCACTTCATCACCAGCAGCAACACATGTACTAAGTGCATCTGCTTTTACATAAGGCATTACACCTTCAACTTTTATTTTAACTGCTGTTCCACTTGGAGCCGCTCCAGGGACTCTAAAGTTCGCAACATCTATTCTTTCAATTGGTGTTTCTACAGGCTTTTCAACTTGTGGAACCCACTCATACGGAACTCTATATGATCTATAAATCATATTCATATTCATAATCTCTTTATCCCATCTAGGATTTATATACTCCCAAACTATCTCGTGGTCTGCTGTAACCTCTATCAATCTACCATTCGATCCCTCTGTTATTAAAGTATTTCCATTTTCTAATCTTTGAGCTCCACTTATAAATGGACTATAGAATCTTGAGGCATCTAATGGTACAACAAATCCAGCTTCTAACGGTGTATACTGCCAAACTATTTCCAATGTTATTGGATCTATTTCTAGAACTCTAGAGAAATCTCTTCTAGCATTTTTTTCTCCAAACTTTGAAACAGGGTTTGGTGCTCCATATCCAGCCCATCCTCCATTGTCAAATACTAAAATATTTCCTTCTCCAGGAAGACCTCTTGGAATCATATGAGCATGGTGTTGCCCTATAATGCACCCTAAGTGTTGTAACTCCTCTGTTTTATAATCTGGTCCTATTTTCCAAGTTAGCTCTC includes:
- a CDS encoding ABC transporter permease, giving the protein MWIYVLNSWSTYESLITTTTILFITVLINFIIGTPVAAFLVREKSKLNFLLMILIALPLIIPVMVSTMGLQFSFIKLNLIDSVLGVSIVHSVATIPYYILSMKSGYLTINKDYLNLGKILGANPIQIFFKITLPLIYPSFLVGVSLTIVVSLAQYLITFIIGGGRVITLPILMMPYLVDGGITNGTVYSVIYIIFTYLLLFLLNSFTKNIYRKRDLHDSNKQCI
- a CDS encoding ABC transporter ATP-binding protein — translated: MIQINNVSKTFSGFLLKNINLSITSGEFIGILGQSGSGKSTLLNLIAGLDEDFTGEIKIEGKNPSHTIKNGEISMVFQDSLLLPHLNVFDNIAFGLKIKKINKSEIEKRVFEAISEMELTGKEKRFPNELSGGEKQRVSIARALVTKPKLLLMDEPFSALDFNLRERMQKLVKSLHKKYKISTIFVTHDRDEAFFLADRIAIMSDGELLEFDTPQALYYTPKTLYTAKLLGIENILSKKDFEVIFGPRDENFDFIAFRGNDLCIVQNSNFTGIIEDIQFGLGKYCLIILIRDIRLYFIQEKEPKEKIGDFICFLYNKNNEILIKGE
- a CDS encoding CDP-alcohol phosphatidyltransferase family protein is translated as MLDTHCRKYIQPLIEVAANLAIKLKLSANFVTILAAIIGISSGIFTLIDKNILAIIMLWLSGYLDAVDGTIARKTKSSTAFGTVMDITFDRVVEGSVIIGVAYKYPQFSFISLLLAISIIISMTIFLTTGPLAQNKGEKTFYYQAGLAERTEGFIMLSAMILLREKSGLIINLFTGIVLFTAFQRFVEAKKILDK
- a CDS encoding SemiSWEET transporter, which encodes MIDILGYCAAFLTTVSFLPQAIKTIKTKDTSGISLLMYIMFTVGVFAWLIYGTFRKDIPVIIGNAVTLSFAITILKMKIKYK
- a CDS encoding alpha-galactosidase, encoding MHILINEKKLEFHLCNENISYILKVLDDGTLGHLYFGKKIKHRDSYEHLVQITSAEVPVTPNALDEKRGFCKDILLQEYPSYGNGDYREPAIVVLQENGSRVTDFTYHSYEIVEGKENLKNLPNTYIENSNEAKTLKIYLKDELIGATLTLSYTIFRDYDVITRNAHIKNESDEKLVLERFLSASLDFKEPDFQIVHLSGAWSRERHVEISEINQNKFVIDSKRGTSSVNSNPFIALKRKETTEFSGEVYGFNLVYSGNHIEMVEKNQYDKLRVSIGMNPFNFNWTLLKNDEFQSPEVVMSYSNTGMNGLSLNYHRLYRERLARGVWRDKVRPVLLNNWEATYFDFNEEKILDIAKKAKELGVELFVLDDGWFGARNHDKAGLGDWWSNLEKIPSGVEGLSKKVEEMGIKFGLWFEPEMVNKDSELYRNHPNWILRAPNRKNTPSRNQHTLDLGREDVREYLYEKISKILRESKISYVKWDMNRPMTEVWSEVIDSTKQGEVFHRYILGLYELLEKLTTEFPEVLFESCASGGNRFDPGMLYYMPQTWTSDDTDAVERIKIQYGTSLCYPVVSMGAHVSAVPNHQTNRVTPIKTRGNVAIFGAFGYELDLNKITDEEKEIVKKQIEFFKENRELIQFGDFYRLVSPFEKKLNDAAWMVVSKDKKEALVAKYKILSVPNAGYESLILSGLNEDYLYSVESLQVQGKSYYGDELQNSGVIFKEPSFSDLGNLQVEGELDSLIGDFKSCLIKLKAI
- a CDS encoding solute:sodium symporter family transporter → MLMFLSFIFFTALVAILTYYKTKGDTLDTNDGYFLGGRSLTAGFIAGSLMLTNLSPANFAGMSAQSYTHNMSVMGWEVCSGITLVLVAMFLVPRYLKGGLTTIPEFLEDRFDPGVRKFVTYLFLISYVLNGLPPTLYAGALVMSQLFDISGVLGVSYTAGIWITVWAIGIIGAIYAIFGGLKAVAFSDTLNGIGLVIGGLSVPYFGFKFIGDGSFTRGIGELVLAHPEKFDAIGSNSDPIPFTTLFTGMLLVNLYYWGTDQGIMQRALAAKNLKEGQKGVMLAGLLKIFTPIIVIIPGIIAYHIYGANFAEPDLMYSHLIKGLMPKYFVGFFAAVMFGAVLSSYNSTLNSASTLFCINVYKPIFGKNKTDAQIVNKGKIFGFVIALTSLFTAPLIMKAPQGLFQYLQIVNGFFNVPIFTIIFIGYTTKYVPAIAAKISLAFFVSSYAFLQLVVKPDLHFLHQSAILFVISCGIMLIIGKLKPRKTPYVLVNKNIVEVTPWEYQYEAGTIIVSVMLSFYVIFSKYGLVTLNFMGLQKNLGILWTVTALVVITIRKYRQKLKVEKAVEA
- a CDS encoding LacI family DNA-binding transcriptional regulator; its protein translation is MKKENLKIDSTEIAKLAGVSRSTVSRVLNNHPNVSVKNRQKILKIIDEYNYIPNLNAQTLAGKKNSVIGVFIYEPNMNSETTSMDTAYFMDFTDTVVKEAFLENHQILVDYVKDFNDEKRIEAFFKNGNVSSGIFIGFLRDNMFLEKMIKSEYKVVVVDYAKEINNMAQKTLYINTDDYGGASSIMEKILEKNLKRPLIFLGDLNKLSGFERKRAYEDSLKKKKIDIDKNLILKSDYCRGNAYSDMVQILKNNIEFDAIFSSSDNMLFGIVKALKEFEVDYKKLEIWGFDNLKYTVPMGFKTVSPMLKETAKKSIEFLVSEFVETRVEYTKTKLIESMMDYFED